A window from Citrus sinensis cultivar Valencia sweet orange chromosome 5, DVS_A1.0, whole genome shotgun sequence encodes these proteins:
- the LOC102619289 gene encoding 7-deoxyloganetin glucosyltransferase-like, whose amino-acid sequence MGSVAAAIEMPHAVCIPYPAQGHINPMLKLAKILHHKGFHITFVNTEFNHKRLLKSRGPDSLNGLPSFRFETIPDGLPPTDVDATQDIPSLCYSTTRTCLAPFKELLHKLNDPSSNVPPVTCIVSDGVMSFTVDAAEELGVPEVLFWTTSACGFLAYLHFRQLIDKGYTPLKDESYFTNGYLNTVIDWIPGMKGIRLSDIPSFIRTTNPDDIMLNFVISETERSKRASAIILNTYRELEQEALDALTSLLLPPVYSIGHLQFQLNQIPENDSIMRIGSNLWKEETECIDWLDTKEPNSVVYVNFGSITVMTANQLIEFAWGLANSKQTFMWVIRPDLVVGDSAILPPEFVTETKERSLLASWCPQEQVLNHPAIGGFLTHSGWNSTLESICGGVPLICWPFFAEQQTNCRYSCREWGIGMEIDSNVKREEVEVLVRDLMVGEKGQEMKLKALELKKKAKEAATGPVGSSYVNLEKLITHVLLSPTIRST is encoded by the exons ATGGGCTCCGTTGCCGCCGCCATAGAAATGCCTCATGCTGTTTGCATACCATACCCAGCACAAGGCCACATAAACCCAATGCTAAAACTAGCTAAAATCCTTCACCACAAAGGCTTTCACATCACCTTTGTTAACACAGAGTTTAATCACAAACGTTTGCTTAAATCTCGAGGCCCTGACTCTCTCAATGGCCTCCCTTCGTTTCGATTCGAAACGATACCCGACGGCTTGCCGCCGACGGATGTCGATGCCACACAAGACATACCATCTCTATGTTACTCAACCACAAGAACTTGCTTAGCTCCTTTTAAAGAGCTTCTTCATAAGCTGAATGATCCCTCCTCTAATGTTCCGCCGGTCACTTGCATAGTTTCTGACGGAGTCATGAGCTTCACCGTTGATGCAGCTGAAGAGTTGGGTGTCCCGGAAGTGCTTTTCTGGACTACTAGTGCTTGTGGCTTCTTAGCTTACCTTCACTTTCGCCAACTCATTGACAAGGGCTATACACCACTCAAAG ATGAAAGTTACTTCACAAATGGGTACTTGAATACTGTTATAGATTGGATACCAGGCATGAAGGGTATCCGTTTGAGTGACATCCCGAGCTTTATCAGAACAACTAATCCTGATgatattatgttaaatttcgTTATCTCCGAGACTGAAAGATCCAAAAGGGCTAGTGCAATTATTTTGAACACGTACCGTGAGTTAGAGCAAGAAGCTTTGGATGCACTTACATCACTGTTACTGCCACCTGTATATTCCATTGGTCACTTGCAATTTCAGCTGAATCAGATCCCAGAGAATGATTCGATCATGCGGATTGGATCCAATTTGTGGAAAGAAGAAACAGAGTGCATTGATTGGCTGGACACAAAAGAACCCAACTCAGTGGTTTACGTGAATTTTGGTAGCATCACTGTCATGACGGCAAATCAACTCATTGAGTTTGCTTGGGGTTTGGCAAACAGCAAGCAAACGTTTATGTGGGTCATTAGGCCTGATCTTGTTGTCGGTGACTCGGCGATTTTGCCACCCGAGTTTGTGACGGAGACCAAAGAACGTAGCCTCTTGGCAAGTTGGTGTCCTCAAGAACAAGTTTTAAACCACCCTGCCATTGGAGGATTCTTAACGCACAGTGGGTGGAATTCAACGCTGGAAAGTATATGTGGCGGCGTTCCATTGATTTGCTGGCCATTTTTTGCGGAGCAACAGACAAATTGTCGATACAGTTGCAGAGAATGGGGTATTGGGATGGAGATTGATAGTAATGTTAAGAGAGAGGAAGTTGAAGTACTTGTCAGAGACCTAATGGTAGGAGAGAAAGGCCAAGAGATGAAACTGAAAGCTTTGGAATTGAAGAAGAAGGCAAAAGAGGCAGCTACCGGTCCAGTTGGATCGTCATACGTCAACCTTGAAAAGTTGATTACACACGTGCTTCTTTCTCCTACGATACGATCAACGTAA
- the LOC127902445 gene encoding cytochrome P450 89A2-like gives CGPPVPVRLLDHFLYAMFCLLVLMCFGDKLDESQIKKIENVQRRLLLAVGKFNILNFWPRLTKIIFFKKWIQFLQVRRDQENVLVTLIRARKKMKEEESLSVNKEEYVLSYVDTLLDLQLHEEKRKLSEEEIVSLCSEFLSAGTESTSTALQWIMGNLVKHPHVQEKVYTEIRGVVGENEEVKNEELQEMPYLKAVILEGLRRHPPGHFVLPHAVTEDFVLDDKYVIPKDGSVNFMVADMGWDPKVWEDPMAFKLERFLNDHDQDFDITGGREIKMMPFGAGRRICPGFGLAMLYLEYFVANLVWNFEWKAMDGDEVDLTEKQEFTWLLQAAAAANHAQITLQLFGKKI, from the coding sequence TGTGGACCGCCTGTCCCCGTTCGTCTTCTTGATCATTTTCTATACGCCATGTTTTGCTTGTTGGTGCTCATGTGTTTCGGAGACAAGCTTGATGAatcccaaataaaaaaaattgagaacgTTCAGCGCAGACTGCTGTTGGCTGTTGGCAAGTTCAATATACTGAATTTCTGGCCaagattaacaaaaattattttttttaagaagtgGATACAGTTCTTGCAGGTGCGTAGAGATCAAGAAAACGTATTGGTTACTTTGATAAGAGCAAgaaagaagatgaaagaagaagagagccTCAGTGTCAACAAGGAGGAGTATGTGTTATCGTATGTGGATACTCTGTTAGATTTGCAGCTTcatgaagagaaaagaaagctTAGCGAAGAGGAAATTGTGAGTTTGTGTTCAGAATTTCTCAGCGCGGGCACTGAAAGTACCTCCACGGCGCTACAGTGGATCATGGGCAATCTGGTGAAGCACCCGCACGTTCAAGAGAAGGTTTATACGGAAATCAGAGGAGTTGTTGGTGAAAATGAAGAGGTGAAAAATGAGGAGTTGCAGGAGATGCCGTATCTGAAAGCAGTGATTTTAGAGGGACTGAGGAGGCACCCGCCTGGGCATTTCGTGTTGCCACATGCCGTGACAGAGGATTTCGTGCTTGATGATAAGTACGTGATACCAAAGGATGGGAGTGTGAATTTCATGGTGGCCGACATGGGTTGGGATCCGAAAGTTTGGGAGGATCCGATGGCGTTTAAGCTCGAGAGGTTTTTGAATGATCATGATCAAGATTTTGACATAACGGGGGGTAGGGAAATTAAGATGATGCCATTTGGAGCTGGCAGGAGGATCTGTCCCGGTTTTGGTTTGGCTATGCTTTATTTGGAGTATTTTGTGGCTAATTTGGTTTGGAATTTTGAGTGGAAGGCTATGGATGGTGATGAGGTTGATTTGACTGAGAAGCAAGAGTTTACTTGGCTTCTGCAAGCAGCAGCTGCAGCAAATCATGCTCAAATCACTCTACAattatttggtaaaaaaatctaa
- the LOC127902165 gene encoding 7-deoxyloganetin glucosyltransferase-like: MGSLAAAIETPHAVFIPYPAQGHINPMLKLAKILHHKGFHITFVNTEFNHKRLLKSRGPDSLNGFPSFRFETIPDGLPPTDVDATQDIPSLCYSTTRTCLAPFKELLHKLNDPSSNVPPVSCIVSDGIMSFTVDAAEELGVPEVLFWTISACGFLAYLHVRQLIDKGYTPLKDESYLTNGYLNTVIDWIPGMKGIRLSDIPSFIRTTNPDDIVLNFILSETERSKRASAIILNTYHELEQEALDALTSLLLPPVYSIGHLQFQLNQIPENDSIMRIGSNLWKEETECMDWLDTKEPNSVVYVNFGSITVMTANQLIEFAWGLANSKQTFMWVIRPDLVVGDSAILPPEFVTETKERSLLASWCPQEQVLNHPAIGGFLTHSGWNSTLESICGGVPLICWPFFAEQQTNCRYSCREWGIGMEIDSNVKREEVEVLVRDLMVGEKGQEMKLKALELKKKAKEAATGPVGSSYVNLEKLITHVLLSPTN, translated from the exons ATGGGCTCCCTTGCCGCCGCCATAGAAACGCCTCATGCTGTTTTCATACCGTACCCAGCACAAGGCCACATAAACCCAATGCTAAAACTAGCTAAAATCCTTCACCACAAAGGCTTTCACATCACCTTTGTTAACACAGAGTTTAATCACAAACGTTTGCTTAAATCTCGAGGCCCTGACTCTCTCAATGGCTTCCCTTCGTTTCGATTCGAAACGATACCCGACGGCTTGCCGCCGACGGATGTCGATGCCACACAAGACATACCATCTCTATGTTACTCAACCACAAGAACTTGCTTAGCTCCTTTTAAAGAGCTTCTTCATAAGCTGAATGATCCCTCCTCTAATGTTCCGCCGGTCAGTTGCATAGTTTCTGACGGAATCATGAGCTTCACCGTTGATGCAGCTGAAGAGTTGGGTGTCCCGGAAGTGCTTTTCTGGACTATTAGTGCTTGTGGCTTCTTAGCTTACCTCCACGTTCGCCAACTCATTGACAAGGGCTATACCCCACTCAAAG ATGAAAGTTACTTAACAAATGGGTACTTGAATACTGTTATAGATTGGATACCAGGCATGAAGGGTATCCGTTTGAGTGACATCCCGAGCTTTATCAGAACCACTAATCCTGATGATATTGTGTTAAATTTCATTCTCTCCGAGACTGAAAGATCCAAAAGGGCTAGTGCAATTATTTTGAACACGTACCATGAGTTAGAGCAAGAAGCTTTGGATGCACTTACATCACTGTTACTGCCACCTGTATATTCCATTGGACACTTGCAATTTCAGCTGAATCAGATCCCAGAGAATGATTCGATCATGCGGATTGGATCCAATTTGTGGAAAGAAGAAACAGAGTGCATGGATTGGCTGGACACAAAAGAACCCAACTCAGTGGTTTACGTGAATTTTGGTAGCATCACTGTCATGACGGCAAATCAACTCATTGAGTTTGCTTGGGGTTTGGCAAACAGCAAGCAAACGTTTATGTGGGTCATTAGGCCTGATCTTGTTGTCGGTGACTCGGCGATTTTGCCACCCGAGTTTGTGACGGAGACCAAAGAACGTAGCCTCTTGGCAAGTTGGTGTCCTCAAGAACAAGTTTTAAACCACCCTGCCATTGGAGGATTCTTAACGCACAGTGGGTGGAATTCAACGCTGGAAAGTATATGTGGCGGCGTTCCATTGATTTGCTGGCCATTTTTTGCGGAGCAACAGACAAATTGTCGATACAGTTGCAGAGAATGGGGTATTGGGATGGAGATTGATAGTAATGTTAAGAGAGAGGAAGTTGAAGTACTTGTCAGAGACCTAATGGTAGGAGAGAAAGGCCAAGAGATGAAACTGAAAGCTTTGGAATTGAAGAAGAAGGCAAAAGAGGCAGCTACCGGTCCAGTTGGATCGTCATACGTCAACCTTGAAAAGTTGATTACACACGTGCTTCTTTCTCCTACgaattaa